A window from Zea mays cultivar B73 unplaced genomic scaffold, Zm-B73-REFERENCE-NAM-5.0 scaffold_388, whole genome shotgun sequence encodes these proteins:
- the LOC118475029 gene encoding homeobox-leucine zipper protein ROC1-like isoform X1, whose translation MTPARRMPAMIGRNNGVAFGSSSALSLSQVIIPADFLDSHHLQQAFEQQLFEQIPAAAVDSSDNIIHGRSDALVDEFESKSCSENPDGTASGDDGQGDEDPNQRPNKKKRYHRHTQHQIEEMEAFFKECPHPDDKQRKELSRELGLEPLQVKFWFQNKRTQMKNQHERQENAQLRAENDKLRAENMRYKDALGTASCPSCGGPAALGEMSFDEHHLRLENARLRDEIDRISGIAAKHVGKPMVSFPVLSSPLAARSPFDLAGAYGVQPPGGGGGLGAADHLFGGAAGDLLRSVSAGQLSADKSMIVELAVAAMDELLRMARVDAPLWNGGVAGVPQQLDEEEYGRTFPGGLGPRQYGLRPEASRDDAVVIMTRDSLVEILMDANRFAAVFSSIVSRASTHEVLSTGVAGSYNGALQVMSMEFQVPSPLVPTRESYFARYCKNNPDGTWAVVDVSLDSLRPSPALKCRRRPSGCLVQEMPNGYSKVTWVEHVEVDDRSVHNLYRPLVNSGLGFGATRWVGTLDRQCERLASAMASNIPNGDLGVITSIEGRKSMLKLAERMVASFCGGVTASAAHQWTTLSGSGAEDVRVMTRKSVDDPGRPPGIVLNAATSFWLPVPPKRVFDFLRDETSRSEWDILSNGGAVQEMAHIANGRDHGNCVSLLRVNSANSNQSNMLILQESCTDASGSYVVYAPVDVVAMNVVLNGGDPDYVALLPSGFAILPDGPPAPGMAPHHGGEGAAGGGLEELEAAGGSLLTVAFQILVDSVPTAKLSLGSVATVNSLIACTVERIKAAVCGAEGNPQ comes from the exons ATGACTCCGGCAAGGCGCATGCCGGCGATGATCGGCCGGAATAATGGCGTCGCGTTCGGGTCCTCGTCAGCGCTATCTTTAAGCCAGGTGATTATTCCG GCTGACTTCCTAGACAGCCATCATCTGCAGCAAGCGTTCGAGCAGCAACTCTTTGAACAGATCCCAGCCGCCGCAGTGGATAGCAGCGACAACATCATCCACGGTCGCTCCGACGCGCTGGTGGACGAGTTTGAGAGCAAGTCGTGCAGCGAGAATCCCGATGGCACCGCCTCCGGCGATGATGGCCAGGGGGACGAGGACCCTAACCAGCGGCCAAACAAGAAGAAGCGGTATCACCGCCACACCCAGCACCAGATCGAAGAGATGGAGGC CTTCTTCAAGGAGTGTCCACACCCGGATGACAAGCAGCGAAAGGAGCTGAGCCGGGAGCTCGGTCTCGAGCCGCTGCAGGTCAAGTTCTGGTTCCAGAACAAGCGCACACAGATGAAG AACCAGCACGAGCGGCAGGAGAACGCGCAGCTGCGCGCAGAGAACGACAAGCTGCGAGCTGAGAACATGCGGTACAAGGACGCGCTAGGCACAGCGTCCTGCCCCAGCTGTGGCGGCCCTGCCGCCCTGGGTGAGATGTCCTTCGACGAGCACCACCTCCGGCTCGAGAACGCTCGCCTTCGCGACGAGATCGACCGGATCTCGGGCATCGCCGCCAAGCACGTCGGCAAGCCCATGGTCTCCTTCCCGGTGCTCTCCAGCCCGCTCGCCGCCCGTTCCCCGTTCGACCTTGCTGGTGCCTACGGTGTCCAGCcgcctggtggtggtggtggcctcGGCGCCGCTGACCACCTATTCGGCGGTGCCGCCGGCGACCTGCTGCGAAGCGTGTCGGCCGGGCAGCTCAGCGCTGACAAGTCCATGATCGTTGAGCTGGCCGTCGCTGCCATGGACGAGCTCCTCCGGATGGCGCGGGTCGACGCGCCGCTGTGGAACGGGGGCGTGGCAGGGGTGCCGCAGCAGCTGGATGAGGAGGAGTACGGCCGGACGTTCCCGGGCGGGCTTGGGCCCAGGCAGTACGGGCTTCGTCCGGAGGCGTCTCGAGACGACGCCGTCGTGATCATGACACGCGACAGCCTTGTGGAGATACTCATGGACGCG AACCGATTTGCTGCAGTGTTCTCAAGCATCGTGTCGAGGGCTTCTACGCACGAGGTGTTGTCAACCGGTGTGGCAGGGAGCTACAATGGTGCATTGCAAGTG ATGTCAATGGAGTTCCAGGTGCCGTCACCGCTGGTACCGACACGGGAGAGCTACTTTGCGAGGTACTGCAAGAACAACCCCGATGGGACGTGGGCGGTCGTCGATGTATCACTCGACAGCCTCCGCCCTAGCCCCGCTCTCAAGTGCCGGCGCAGGCCATCAGGATGCCTTGTCCAAGAAATGCCCAATGGCTACTCAAAG GTGACCTGGGTTGAGCATGTTGAGGTGGACGACAGATCAGTGCACAATCTCTACAGGCCTTTGGTGAATTCAGGCCTGGGATTTGGTGCGACAAGGTGGGTTGGCACGCTGGACCGACAGTGCGAGCGTCTCGCCAGTGCCATGGCCAGCAACATCCCCAACGGCGACCTCGGTG TGATCACGAGCATAGAGGGGAGGAAGAGCATGCTGAAGCTGGCAGAGAGGATGGTGGCGAGCTTCTGCGGTGGCGTGACCGCGTCTGCGGCGCATCAGTGGACGACGCTGTCGGGGAGCGGAGCGGAGGACGTCCGCGTTATGACCAGGAAGAGCGTGGACGACCCAGGCAGGCCGCCGGGCATCGTCCTCAACGCTGCCACCTCCTTCTGGCTGCCTGTCCCGCCCAAGAGGGTCTTCGACTTCCTCCGCGACGAGACCTCTCGCAGCGAG TGGGACATCCTCTCCAACGGTGGCGCAGTCCAAGAAATGGCTCATATTGCAAACGGCCGGGACCATGGCAACTGCGTCTCCCTTCTTCGTGTCAAT AGCGCAAACTCCAACCAGAGCAACATGCTGATCCTCCAGGAGAGCTGCACGGACGCATCGGGCTCATACGTGGTGTACGCGCCGGTGGATGTGGTGGCCATGAACGTGGTGCTCAACGGCGGCGACCCGGACTACGTGGCCCTGCTGCCGTCAGGCTTCGCCATCCTCCCCGACGGACCGCCGGCGCCGGGCATGGCTCCCCATCACGGAGGAGAGGGTGCTGCCGGCGGCGGCTTGGAGGAGTTGGAGGCCGCCGGCGGGTCCCTCTTGACGGTGGCGTTCCAGATCCTGGTggactccgtccccaccgccaagCTCTCGCTGGGCTCTGTAGCCACGGTGAACAGCCTCATCGCCTGCACCGTGGAGCGCATCAAAGCTGCCGTCTGCGGCGCTGAAGGCAACCCACAGTAG
- the LOC118475029 gene encoding homeobox-leucine zipper protein ROC1-like isoform X2 produces the protein MTPARRMPAMIGRNNGVAFGSSSALSLSQADFLDSHHLQQAFEQQLFEQIPAAAVDSSDNIIHGRSDALVDEFESKSCSENPDGTASGDDGQGDEDPNQRPNKKKRYHRHTQHQIEEMEAFFKECPHPDDKQRKELSRELGLEPLQVKFWFQNKRTQMKNQHERQENAQLRAENDKLRAENMRYKDALGTASCPSCGGPAALGEMSFDEHHLRLENARLRDEIDRISGIAAKHVGKPMVSFPVLSSPLAARSPFDLAGAYGVQPPGGGGGLGAADHLFGGAAGDLLRSVSAGQLSADKSMIVELAVAAMDELLRMARVDAPLWNGGVAGVPQQLDEEEYGRTFPGGLGPRQYGLRPEASRDDAVVIMTRDSLVEILMDANRFAAVFSSIVSRASTHEVLSTGVAGSYNGALQVMSMEFQVPSPLVPTRESYFARYCKNNPDGTWAVVDVSLDSLRPSPALKCRRRPSGCLVQEMPNGYSKVTWVEHVEVDDRSVHNLYRPLVNSGLGFGATRWVGTLDRQCERLASAMASNIPNGDLGVITSIEGRKSMLKLAERMVASFCGGVTASAAHQWTTLSGSGAEDVRVMTRKSVDDPGRPPGIVLNAATSFWLPVPPKRVFDFLRDETSRSEWDILSNGGAVQEMAHIANGRDHGNCVSLLRVNSANSNQSNMLILQESCTDASGSYVVYAPVDVVAMNVVLNGGDPDYVALLPSGFAILPDGPPAPGMAPHHGGEGAAGGGLEELEAAGGSLLTVAFQILVDSVPTAKLSLGSVATVNSLIACTVERIKAAVCGAEGNPQ, from the exons ATGACTCCGGCAAGGCGCATGCCGGCGATGATCGGCCGGAATAATGGCGTCGCGTTCGGGTCCTCGTCAGCGCTATCTTTAAGCCAG GCTGACTTCCTAGACAGCCATCATCTGCAGCAAGCGTTCGAGCAGCAACTCTTTGAACAGATCCCAGCCGCCGCAGTGGATAGCAGCGACAACATCATCCACGGTCGCTCCGACGCGCTGGTGGACGAGTTTGAGAGCAAGTCGTGCAGCGAGAATCCCGATGGCACCGCCTCCGGCGATGATGGCCAGGGGGACGAGGACCCTAACCAGCGGCCAAACAAGAAGAAGCGGTATCACCGCCACACCCAGCACCAGATCGAAGAGATGGAGGC CTTCTTCAAGGAGTGTCCACACCCGGATGACAAGCAGCGAAAGGAGCTGAGCCGGGAGCTCGGTCTCGAGCCGCTGCAGGTCAAGTTCTGGTTCCAGAACAAGCGCACACAGATGAAG AACCAGCACGAGCGGCAGGAGAACGCGCAGCTGCGCGCAGAGAACGACAAGCTGCGAGCTGAGAACATGCGGTACAAGGACGCGCTAGGCACAGCGTCCTGCCCCAGCTGTGGCGGCCCTGCCGCCCTGGGTGAGATGTCCTTCGACGAGCACCACCTCCGGCTCGAGAACGCTCGCCTTCGCGACGAGATCGACCGGATCTCGGGCATCGCCGCCAAGCACGTCGGCAAGCCCATGGTCTCCTTCCCGGTGCTCTCCAGCCCGCTCGCCGCCCGTTCCCCGTTCGACCTTGCTGGTGCCTACGGTGTCCAGCcgcctggtggtggtggtggcctcGGCGCCGCTGACCACCTATTCGGCGGTGCCGCCGGCGACCTGCTGCGAAGCGTGTCGGCCGGGCAGCTCAGCGCTGACAAGTCCATGATCGTTGAGCTGGCCGTCGCTGCCATGGACGAGCTCCTCCGGATGGCGCGGGTCGACGCGCCGCTGTGGAACGGGGGCGTGGCAGGGGTGCCGCAGCAGCTGGATGAGGAGGAGTACGGCCGGACGTTCCCGGGCGGGCTTGGGCCCAGGCAGTACGGGCTTCGTCCGGAGGCGTCTCGAGACGACGCCGTCGTGATCATGACACGCGACAGCCTTGTGGAGATACTCATGGACGCG AACCGATTTGCTGCAGTGTTCTCAAGCATCGTGTCGAGGGCTTCTACGCACGAGGTGTTGTCAACCGGTGTGGCAGGGAGCTACAATGGTGCATTGCAAGTG ATGTCAATGGAGTTCCAGGTGCCGTCACCGCTGGTACCGACACGGGAGAGCTACTTTGCGAGGTACTGCAAGAACAACCCCGATGGGACGTGGGCGGTCGTCGATGTATCACTCGACAGCCTCCGCCCTAGCCCCGCTCTCAAGTGCCGGCGCAGGCCATCAGGATGCCTTGTCCAAGAAATGCCCAATGGCTACTCAAAG GTGACCTGGGTTGAGCATGTTGAGGTGGACGACAGATCAGTGCACAATCTCTACAGGCCTTTGGTGAATTCAGGCCTGGGATTTGGTGCGACAAGGTGGGTTGGCACGCTGGACCGACAGTGCGAGCGTCTCGCCAGTGCCATGGCCAGCAACATCCCCAACGGCGACCTCGGTG TGATCACGAGCATAGAGGGGAGGAAGAGCATGCTGAAGCTGGCAGAGAGGATGGTGGCGAGCTTCTGCGGTGGCGTGACCGCGTCTGCGGCGCATCAGTGGACGACGCTGTCGGGGAGCGGAGCGGAGGACGTCCGCGTTATGACCAGGAAGAGCGTGGACGACCCAGGCAGGCCGCCGGGCATCGTCCTCAACGCTGCCACCTCCTTCTGGCTGCCTGTCCCGCCCAAGAGGGTCTTCGACTTCCTCCGCGACGAGACCTCTCGCAGCGAG TGGGACATCCTCTCCAACGGTGGCGCAGTCCAAGAAATGGCTCATATTGCAAACGGCCGGGACCATGGCAACTGCGTCTCCCTTCTTCGTGTCAAT AGCGCAAACTCCAACCAGAGCAACATGCTGATCCTCCAGGAGAGCTGCACGGACGCATCGGGCTCATACGTGGTGTACGCGCCGGTGGATGTGGTGGCCATGAACGTGGTGCTCAACGGCGGCGACCCGGACTACGTGGCCCTGCTGCCGTCAGGCTTCGCCATCCTCCCCGACGGACCGCCGGCGCCGGGCATGGCTCCCCATCACGGAGGAGAGGGTGCTGCCGGCGGCGGCTTGGAGGAGTTGGAGGCCGCCGGCGGGTCCCTCTTGACGGTGGCGTTCCAGATCCTGGTggactccgtccccaccgccaagCTCTCGCTGGGCTCTGTAGCCACGGTGAACAGCCTCATCGCCTGCACCGTGGAGCGCATCAAAGCTGCCGTCTGCGGCGCTGAAGGCAACCCACAGTAG